A DNA window from Actinokineospora baliensis contains the following coding sequences:
- a CDS encoding STAS domain-containing protein encodes MPGTRTNVRRADGRVVVVEVEGDLDLSTEAVLRTGLETGLTEASKTSTPVLVADLGRVTFLGSIGMTRLIESRDDAAAVGVAFGVVARPGGIVARALEVAGMKQVFPIDSTLDGVLARTRR; translated from the coding sequence GTGCCGGGAACACGGACGAACGTGCGGCGCGCGGACGGGCGCGTCGTGGTGGTGGAGGTGGAGGGCGACCTCGACCTGTCCACCGAGGCCGTGCTGCGTACCGGCCTGGAGACGGGGTTGACCGAGGCGAGCAAGACCTCGACGCCGGTGTTGGTGGCCGATCTGGGTCGGGTGACGTTCCTCGGGTCCATCGGCATGACCCGCCTCATCGAGTCCCGCGACGACGCCGCGGCGGTGGGGGTCGCGTTCGGTGTGGTGGCCCGGCCGGGCGGGATCGTGGCCCGCGCCCTTGAAGTGGCAGGGATGAAGCAGGTCTTCCCGATCGACAGCACCCTGGACGGGGTGCTCGCCCGCACCCGCCGCTAG
- a CDS encoding DUF4386 family protein: MSLRTTAVLVGLLFLTSTAAFAVGSASMGTALGDALVAYTGLAVAGIGLALFPVLKPHGQGLATAYALLRSVECLALLAFATFVGAVANYDLVVYTLSGLGGLALSVLLVRSRLVPRWLALTGVVGYASLLAGVVSEAVGLSELDSGIGMAFYVPGGVFELVLPILLLVKGFRRVEPVGAIAIDPIPAR, encoded by the coding sequence ATGTCCCTGCGCACGACCGCGGTGCTGGTGGGCCTGCTGTTCCTGACGTCAACGGCCGCTTTCGCGGTCGGGAGCGCCTCGATGGGCACGGCCCTCGGCGACGCGCTGGTGGCCTACACGGGGCTGGCGGTCGCGGGCATCGGCCTCGCCCTGTTCCCCGTGCTCAAGCCGCACGGCCAGGGCCTCGCCACCGCCTACGCCCTTCTGCGCTCGGTTGAGTGCTTGGCCCTGCTGGCCTTCGCGACCTTCGTCGGGGCGGTGGCGAACTACGACCTCGTCGTCTACACGCTGTCGGGCCTCGGCGGTCTCGCGCTGTCTGTCCTGCTCGTGCGCTCCCGGCTCGTCCCGCGGTGGCTGGCGCTGACGGGGGTCGTCGGCTACGCGTCGCTGCTGGCGGGGGTGGTGAGCGAAGCGGTCGGTCTGTCCGAATTGGACTCCGGGATCGGCATGGCGTTCTACGTCCCCGGCGGTGTGTTCGAGCTGGTGCTGCCGATCTTGTTGCTGGTGAAGGGTTTCCGCCGGGTGGAGCCGGTCGGGGCAATCGCGATTGATCCGATTCCGGCCAGATAG